A genomic stretch from Maledivibacter sp. includes:
- a CDS encoding Fic family protein — protein MMSFRKSTLENIIIDNNTLHKIMEIQNIELEHKYIKQYFPCPYRIMEELMIIQSFRRGPQVLDRLWPNNHIAPIISFYFNNKLVTSGEILGYRNSLKFIREHYKSLELCPDTILKIHRILNDYFNAPNQKKGCWRTVDNTIAGHQRENKLDIVWYCVPPTHIEEYIVNLCSCYNDYSMKGNMEELILIAAFIFDFMHIHPFIDGNGRMARLLLRLLLYKNGFENTKHLNFDSYIYKTRYNYVKALISSHKGWYQGKHDLGTWLSYFLDLLLNLYKSFDKNIEMLKNHTEKTDEIISKLDDVIKYLEKNDTFLKLISISGE, from the coding sequence ATGATGTCATTCAGAAAATCCACCTTAGAAAATATAATTATAGATAATAATACTTTACATAAAATAATGGAGATTCAAAACATAGAATTAGAACATAAATACATAAAACAATATTTTCCATGCCCCTATAGGATCATGGAAGAACTTATGATAATTCAAAGCTTTAGAAGGGGCCCCCAAGTATTGGATAGATTATGGCCCAATAACCATATAGCCCCTATTATTTCATTTTATTTTAATAACAAGCTTGTTACCTCGGGAGAAATTCTAGGATATAGGAATAGTCTAAAATTTATAAGAGAACATTATAAAAGCCTCGAGCTGTGTCCTGATACCATCTTAAAAATCCACAGAATTCTAAATGATTACTTTAATGCTCCAAATCAAAAAAAAGGTTGCTGGAGAACAGTTGATAATACCATAGCCGGCCATCAAAGGGAAAACAAATTGGATATTGTATGGTATTGCGTTCCACCAACCCATATTGAAGAATATATTGTCAATCTTTGTTCCTGCTACAATGATTATTCTATGAAGGGAAATATGGAGGAATTAATATTGATAGCAGCATTTATTTTTGACTTTATGCATATTCATCCATTTATTGATGGTAATGGAAGAATGGCTCGATTACTCTTGAGGCTACTTCTATACAAAAATGGATTTGAGAACACTAAACATCTAAATTTTGATAGCTATATTTATAAAACCCGTTACAATTATGTAAAAGCATTGATCAGCTCCCATAAGGGATGGTATCAAGGTAAGCATGATTTAGGTACATGGCTGAGTTATTTTCTTGACCTCCTTTTAAATCTATACAAAAGCTTCGATAAAAACATAGAGATGCTCAAAAATCATACAGAAAAAACAGATGAAATAATTTCAAAATTAGATGATGTAATAAAGTATTTGGAAAAAAATGATACTTTTCTAAAATTAATATCCATAAGTGGAGAATAA
- a CDS encoding DUF3794 domain-containing protein — MSACPSNNLIEYVGVANNLPDTVTNFSEFVNEEILIIPKQKPNIEQITRVSSNVKIVSTNAVKNVSNSAGPFGSSVPGFLTTGWVLTVEGAICEVITYVADDPTQSLHSAHFVKPFSTILALPSDFDPTSTITVTPFIENICIEQIDCRRMFKCELILINATGIQTLT, encoded by the coding sequence ATGTCTGCGTGCCCTTCTAATAATTTAATTGAATATGTTGGTGTTGCTAATAATCTTCCAGATACGGTAACTAATTTTTCAGAATTTGTTAATGAAGAAATTTTAATAATACCAAAGCAAAAGCCTAATATAGAACAAATCACAAGGGTTTCATCAAATGTAAAAATAGTTAGTACAAATGCAGTTAAGAATGTAAGCAACTCTGCTGGTCCTTTTGGCTCCTCTGTTCCAGGCTTTTTAACTACAGGATGGGTTCTGACTGTCGAAGGAGCAATTTGTGAAGTGATAACCTATGTCGCCGATGATCCAACTCAAAGTCTTCATTCGGCACATTTTGTTAAACCATTTAGTACAATACTGGCTTTACCATCGGACTTTGATCCAACAAGTACTATTACTGTAACCCCATTCATAGAGAATATATGCATTGAACAGATCGACTGCAGAAGAATGTTTAAATGTGAATTAATTTTGATCAATGCAACTGGAATACAAACATTAACTTGA
- a CDS encoding DUF3794 domain-containing protein yields MACIVKDLIKLCGIADTLPNEDDIVALNQITVEEIVKVPPQKLDIEQLLSVSVEVCIEKISHMYAVTPGNFEGFVVPFDRQDQQPFSNSGSKLAIEGVLKQKIQYVADEPEQSVHAIHTEKNFSAFIALPSNSFTTRAGLFPPGITTWIDAIEQGFVTVTPFVLDIFVRQINRRCIFKNITILLNVNLNQFNTTIPKFEPCCTPAPCCSSCGMDSDSFDCNFKDMIQISGIAKEVPGFDGEVPFQQFEIEENLTIPDAKPNIESITNVSLEVDGLCSSLVNTPSGTGPDGKILTGTKLFVKGILKQKVEYIADLPDQPIHAAHFNVPFCTYIVLPENYDPNSAVQLEAVIENGFVSQCGPRSLFKNITLAIVAIVNAPTEIDDNC; encoded by the coding sequence ATGGCATGTATAGTTAAAGATTTAATTAAACTCTGCGGTATAGCTGACACTCTTCCCAATGAAGATGATATAGTTGCTCTAAACCAAATTACTGTTGAGGAAATTGTAAAAGTTCCACCCCAAAAGCTTGATATAGAACAGCTGCTTTCGGTATCGGTAGAAGTATGTATAGAAAAGATAAGTCATATGTATGCTGTTACTCCTGGAAACTTTGAAGGCTTTGTAGTCCCCTTTGATAGGCAAGATCAGCAACCATTTTCTAATTCTGGAAGCAAACTAGCTATAGAAGGGGTTTTAAAGCAAAAAATCCAATATGTAGCCGATGAACCGGAACAAAGTGTCCATGCAATACACACTGAAAAGAATTTTAGTGCATTTATTGCTTTACCATCAAATTCATTCACTACTAGGGCCGGTTTATTTCCACCGGGAATTACCACTTGGATAGATGCCATCGAACAGGGCTTTGTTACTGTAACTCCATTTGTCCTAGATATATTTGTAAGACAGATTAATAGAAGATGTATCTTTAAAAATATAACCATATTATTAAATGTAAATCTCAATCAATTTAATACCACTATACCTAAATTTGAACCCTGCTGTACTCCCGCACCCTGTTGTTCCTCATGCGGCATGGATTCAGATAGCTTCGATTGTAATTTCAAGGACATGATTCAAATAAGCGGTATAGCTAAGGAAGTCCCTGGGTTTGATGGTGAAGTACCCTTCCAACAATTTGAAATAGAAGAAAATCTAACAATCCCAGATGCAAAACCAAATATTGAAAGCATCACAAATGTTTCCTTAGAGGTAGATGGCCTTTGCTCAAGCTTAGTTAATACTCCTTCTGGCACCGGTCCCGACGGAAAAATTCTTACTGGTACAAAGCTATTTGTAAAGGGTATATTAAAACAAAAGGTTGAATATATTGCTGATTTACCGGATCAACCCATACATGCAGCCCATTTTAATGTTCCTTTCTGTACTTATATAGTATTACCTGAAAACTATGATCCAAATAGCGCTGTACAATTAGAAGCTGTTATTGAAAATGGATTTGTATCACAATGTGGCCCAAGATCATTATTTAAAAATATTACACTGGCAATTGTTGCCATTGTAAATGCTCCCACCGAAATAGATGATAACTGTTAA